The Kogia breviceps isolate mKogBre1 chromosome 19, mKogBre1 haplotype 1, whole genome shotgun sequence genome contains the following window.
GAGTACATGTAGCTGAAGAGTCGCTCAATCTTCCTCAAGGGAACGCCCCCACCTCGGTCACTCATCTGGGGGACGTGGGACACGTCAGGGTCTccagacctcagttttctccacaccccacccctgACCTTCTCAGATCTTCCTcacccccaggggcttcccttaGCCCATCTCCTGGCAGGAGGGAAGTCTCCACACCACTGCTCTCTGGCCCCCAAAGTCAAGGGTCACATACTTTGATGGAAAGATCTTCCTCGCCCAAGGCCACCATGACCTTGAGAGGTGGGAGAGTGAGGCTGGATTCATGGCTTTCCACAGTCGCTCGCATGGCATTCTGCGGTGGAAAAGGGGGAAGACACAGTGAGAGCAACCTAGACctcaccactcccacccccacaaaGGACCATCCCCCAGCCTCCTCACCTTGAAGAGTTCAAAAAGCATGTGGTAGAGGTGGGAGGGGACATAGACCATGTGAATTGGCTGTTCGGAGTTggaggctgccagggaagtccaaaccaAAGATCAGGAAAGTGTCAAGAGGTCACTCTTCAGCATTCATTCACCAGCATCTAGCACCCAGCACTCAACCACCATCCACTGTCCATCCACCTGCTCAttcgttcatccatccatctgtctattcagtgtccattcatccatctaacTCTCCATATAATATCCATCCATTATACAGTGTCTGTCTGTCcgtccagccagccagccattatccatccattcatcaatCATATCCATTCAATATCTATTTGTTCCTCTATCTACCCATTCAGTGTCCATCCAACCATCCAATTGTCCCTCAATCTATGCATCTGCTCAAACAACTATCTTtcccatctatccattcattcaaagtGCAGATCCATCCTTCCATTCATCCACTGTTTatctacccatctatccatcATTCATCCACCCAAATAATATCTGTCTATCCTAAAAGTAGCCTACTAGCATTCACCTTGATACCAGAATCCCCTGTAGAGCTTTTTCacccaggggagaggggagggggctgcccaGGTGATTTTGACACGAACACCCTACTTCCCAAGAATCACTCTATCCTGGAGAGTTTTCTTGGTTTTAGAGACTGAGTGTCTCttcctggtgcctggcacagagctctgTATGTAgcagaagctcaataaatatgcaGTGGATCAATGAATGAAGGAAactcaggccctgtgctgggcagtGGAGACATAAAGTTGAATAAAATTCAATCCTACCCTCTCAGAAATTCAAGTCTAGACAGAGAACCACACAACTGACTTTCACATTAGGTGTTGTACCCAGAGCTGTGTGCTAGGCCCTGGGCTTGACCCCAGGAATCCTGAAGTAAAGCGGCCTGTCTCTGCCCTTTGGTTTCTGCCAAGTAATTCAAACAGTGCAATTTAGAGGTACACTTGGGGCAGGCGGTGCCTAACTCTTCCTGGGAGGTCCGGGAAGGCTTTTCAGAGGAGGTGGACTTGAACCAGGTCTTAAGAAAAGACTAGGAGgtcttccccggtggcgcagtggttgagagtctgcctgccaatgcaggggacgcgggttcgagccctggtttgggaagatcccacatgctgcggagcaattgggcccgtgagccacaactactgagcctgcgtgtctggagcctgtgctccgcaacaagagaggctgcaatagtgagaggcccgcgcaccgcaatgaagagtggcccccgctcgctgcaactagagaaagccctcgcacagaaatgaggacccaacacagccaaaaattaaaataaataaataaataaataaatttaaaagcaagttaaaaaaatctataaagaaaagACTAGGATGTGGGCAGTGTGACTTCCAGGCACGGAGGCATGAACACCTCAGGTTTCTGGCCCACAGGCCAGGGTGGCTGAGGAGCAGGTGCGTGGAGGGGAGGGTAGAGACCCTGATCCTCCTCATCCCTCCACCTCCAAGATATTTATCCAGTTCAccccttcttttcctctctgctgccttcccttccccttgCCTGAATCTGCAATgacctcctaactggtcttcctgtgtcctctcctgcctcctccaacctctaaatatctttttttttctttaatatttatttggttgcactgggtcttagttttggcaggggggctccttagttgtggctcaccggctccttagttgtggcatgtgaactcttagtcgcggcatgcgtgtgggatctagttccctgaccagggatcgaacctcggccccctgcactgggagcacggagtcttaaccattgcgccaccagggaagtcccctctaaaTATCTTTAGAATGTTACTCAGAGCCTGTCATCACCGTGCTTCAAACCTCCAGTGGCTTTCTGCTGATCTCAAAATCCCAGCTCCTGCCTGTGGTCCACCGGCCCTGCATGCCTAGCCTCTCTCCCACACATCACCCCTTTAATTTCCTAACCCCACCACACTGGTCTTTGTGGTCCTTGACTACCCCATCCAAAGTAGGACCCTTGTAGCCATCCTCTTGTATCCgttattccctttcttcttttagaaATAGATGCCTCCCTCCCCCGAAGTTTTGACTAGCACATGACTACCCAGCTAGAGACTAaattcccagcctcccttgcagctcgGAGACGTAGGAAAGTGCTATGTTCAGCTCTTGGGCCCTGCCTTCCACATCTTCTTTCCCCTTCTCCAGGCTGGAACTGAGACATGAGGGTGGGTAGCCAGCTTTAATCATTCtaccccaggggctggggagagggaaatCTCTCTCTCAAATTAAACCAGTTTTTGGATTTTGGGAAGACAGCCAAACTAATATCTAATATCCCATCTAATACACTGCTCCTATCCATCACTGTCACGTTACCCCATTGTGTTTCCTTCCTGTCACTTATCATGACCTGAAATTATCTTGTTATTTGTTCACTGGTTAAAAGTCCCATTCCCCAACCTCCCCAGTACCGAGAATGTAAGCTCCGTGGGAATGGGGACCTTGCCTGTTGTGTttattgcttaataaatatttaccagataaattaataataataatacaataatagctCTGCTTCTCCCTCATCCAGGTAACAGTTCATTTCCTGAGTCccacctctctttcctctcccatgtGCCCAGCCcttagacagacagacaggcagacacaCAGCCTCACTCCCTCACCATTGATCTCCTGGATCTCCAGGTCAGGTGAGGCCATGTAATACTTGTCACACAGGAGCTTGGCCATGTCGTAGGCATCTGAGAGAAGAAAGGGGTCACCAGGGAATGGGGTGACCTCTTCCCAGCAGGCAGTCCTCTTGGCACCAACACTGGGCTTCACCAACACTGAACCCATGGGAACGTGGCCCCCACCCACTGGGGAACGGGTCACCGTCTGGCCAGGTAAGACTTGGGGGTCACTGTGGCTCCCCTGTGGGCCAGGCATGGTGGGGACAGCTCACCTTTCACCACCTCAGAGACGCTGCAGTTGGGGTCGATGCTGCCGATGTGTTTGGGGTGGGCTGGGTTGGTGCTGCCGTCAAAGATCAGGGCTGCGGGCGGGAAGGGAGGGCGCGGTTAGCGGGGACACACAACCCCGGcgctccctctccccaccccccgttCTCCAGTGCTCCACCTCTACTTCTGACACTTCTGACCCTGAGGctgcaccccctccccaccctcctacCCTCTCTTCCATGACCCCCGGCCCCTCCAACCCTGGATCAGGCCAGTCTTGGACCTTTGTAGGCCTGAAGCATTCTTCTCAGAAGTTTCATCCCCATACATTCTACATTACATTTATTCTTCTCTTCtgctatacatttaaaaataatttttcccttcTTGTGTAATTAATGACTGGCTATGATTTCTCAACAATCATAGTTAATACTCCTGGACTAAGAAACgctaggcagggcttccctggtgtcgcagtggttgagagtccgcctgccgatacaggggacatgggttcgtgccttcgtccgggaagatcccacgtgccgcggagcggctgggcccgtgagccatggccgctgggcctgcacttccggagcctgtgctccgcaacgcgagaggccacagcagtgagaggcccacgtaccacaaaaaaaaaacagaaaagaaaagaaacactagGCAACAACCTGTGTACTAACATAACGAGACTTTTATGAATACCACGTAAAGAGGCGACACAGTTTTGCATTCTGTAAACATCTGAACAGTGAATGGCCCTGCGCCCGCTCACTGTGCTGGTTGATGAGCATGCGGATGGAGATGCGGCTGAGGTAGAAGCGGTCCAGGAAGTACTGGATGTTCTGGTTGGAGACGGGGTCGTCGCCGTAGGCGTCCTTGTACTCCAGCACGCCCTGCGCCATGGTGGGCACCACATCGTTGTGGCGGTTCCGGATGGTGATCAGGGCGTCGGTGAACCTGCGATGGGGGTAGATGTTGGCCCTCGTCCCGCCCCAGCCCTGGGACACCCTCAGACTCCCCCCGCTTCTCTCCACGCTGTCTTCACCCACTCGACTCTCCCCAGCCCACTCCTCCGGAAGCCCACCCAAAATCTCCCACCGCCTGCCTGACAGCCTGGGGGCTCCacaggggcggggcctgggtcCCCCCATCAGACTCAGGGCACACCAAGGATTGGGGGCTGAATGCCCCCTCAGACTGGACACCCCTGAGGGCGGGGGCATTTCCTTCATCCTGCTGGCATTTCTGCCCTCGGGGCTGTGACCCACGTCTGCCCTCCCGCCCCCAGCCAAGGCCTCACTCACTGGCTCAGGGTCCGATGGTCCTCGGGGTCCTTGTCCAGGAACTCCATGATGTCCAGGAGACTCTGGACATACCTGtgtgagggagggggtgggggacgcCTCAGCCCCAGGCCGGGCCCCGGCACACCCGACTCTGCTGACCCTACTTCCGTCCTGCGCCTCCAGTGGGCGCCGCCCAGAGCTGGGCCGCGTGGGTTCACAAGCTGCGTCAAAAATTCTCACTCTGCTCCCTCCGTACGCGAGTCTCCCCAACGACACCGCGAGTTGTGCAAGAAAGTCTCTAATTTGTTGGTACCTAGAGCGCCTTTGCTTGATATCCTAGAATAGCAGTGCTCAAAGGGGGGTTGGTGACCACCCCACCCACAGGTCTCCCGGATtcggagactgaggcccaggccAGGGAGGGGGCCTTGCCTGAGACCAGCAGTGAGAGCAGGCTGGGGCAAGGCACTTAGCTCCCCAGGGCGTGTCGTGGAAGCAGATCTTAGTGTTTGTCCCACACGGCTGTTGCTGCATCCCACGGGCACAGGTGGTGGAGTGGCCAGCCCAGAGCTCTCACAGAGCAGGGGTTCAGGGAGGAAGACGACAGCCTCATACTCCCCTCTCCAGGCACCAGGAGCTGTGCAGCCTCCTAGGGAACTGGATTTTAAATGTTGGGTGGGAaggacacggggtggggtgggcatgCCCAGCTGTGACACTGGGTAGGGCTGGAGCCCACGGAGAGCCCGAAGGGACCTGGGCTGCCCAGATGGTGCCAACCTGGAGCCACTGTCCCCCCTCCCCTACTGCGAGGCAGGACGCCACTGCTTCCCTGCTAACACCTCAGCCCGCAACAGCCCATTCTCCTGGGGAAGGCAGAGAGCTGAGCCTCTCTCCGGCAGAAACACTTCCAGCCGGCAGGAAGGAGGGGCCGCCGAGAGCTCTGACATGGGGGGAGGGCCCCCGGGGCCTAACAGTCTCTCTAGAAGAGGCCCCCACCAGTCGGAAGCATTCCCAGGTACACAGCGCTTTGACCTTGACAGGTAAGAACGGCAGTaattagccccatttcacagTCTCCTCAACTGAGGCCTGAAGGAGTTCCACAGCTGGGAGGTAGTATAGTGAAGACCGGCCTCCAGTGCTCCCGCCACTATACAGTGCTGGCTGCTCAAAATGCTCCGCCCATGGGGCCTgaggttccctctgcctggaatgccctgccCCCCTCACCCACTAACTGCTACTCTTCTCTCTCTTGCTTAACCCAGTAGAGAAGAGGGTAAAAGAGctagctttggggcttccctggtggcgaggtggttgagagtccacttgccgatgcaggggacacgggttcgtgcgccggtccgggaagaccccacatgccgcggagcggctgggcccgtgggccatggccgctgggcctgtgcatccggagcctgtgctccgcaacgggagaggccacaacagtgagaggcctgcgtaccgcaaaaaaaaaaaaaaaaaaaagagctagctTTGAAGCTGGCTCTGCCGAGTTCCAGGCTGGGTTTTTCCACTTTGAGCTGCGTGGCTCTGGGTGAGTCAtggaacctctctgggcctgagtttcctcatcggAAAAGGGAGGGTTTTGTACCTACTGCTATCACTGCTTTTTGGTGAGAATTAGATGTGATAACACAGTGCCTAGCAAACAGTGAGcactctctaaatgtttgctcttGTTTCGAACGGTGGTTCAGACACTGTCAACAGCTGAGTACACCCTCTGAGTCCCCAGCTGGCACATGACACACTCCTCCTGGTTGCACTGGGCAAAGACTCTGAATCACGCCATGTTTGAACCTGTCATGCTCTGGACAGCCACTGATGGCAGGAATGGGGCCGTCCTCGCCCTGCTgttcctgcctgccctccccacccagggcccagcacaaCGCCCGGCAAGAGGTGGCGTAGTCACTGGTAGGGGGAGCCGAGAGAGCAGAGGAGATCAGCTCCCCCTCAGTACCCCCTCACTGTCCCCGCAGCCCCAGCAGACAGTCAGAGCGGCCCTCCTTCGGCCTCACCTCGGGCTCCCTAGAGAATAAGAACAGACGACACTTACCCAGTGACCATTAGAGCTCAGTCTACACAGGGTCTCTCATCTCCCAGCAGCCTTCATGAGCATGTGGTATTTCCCCCCTTTTGCAGACAAGGAAACCAGCTCAGAGAGGGCAGGTAATATGGCCCAGGCCACACAGTGAGCATTCGCACTGGGATTCCACCCCAGGCCTGTCTGATGCCAAGTCTATACCACATGGCCAAGTGCTCACTGTCTACACCGGTCCTAACAGTGATGCTGATGGTGAAGGAGGCCCAGCATTTACTGGCGCCAGCCTTGTGCCAGGGCTCTGCTCTGTGTTCCCCTACTTCAACCTCCACAATGACCCTGTGAGGGGGGGCTGCTACCGctagacccattttacagatgaggaagttaacATGCAGAGCTGGGATCCTCTCTCACAGGCCTGTGTTACTCCAAATCCCTCATTCCTTGACCATACCCAGGAGAAAGCTTCATGCTCATGTGATTCTTAGAGGGAGAGGGGATTTGGGAGGAGGACCTGCAAGTATGCAATGGTAGGGataggcagagagagggaggagaccaGCTGAGGGGTGGGGGCACTGGAACCCCTTCACAAGACCCTGGGGGCAAGCAGAGAGAGCTAGGGGCCCCTGACCACCTTGGCCAGGAGCGGGGGCAAGGGTAGGATGACAGCTCTCGCTGCTGGCCCCGTCCATCTGGGGCTGCCTAATGAACCACAGAGGGCGCTGTCACGTGGCCAGTGAAGTAGAACAAAGAGCACCAGGATGGACTGGCAATGAGCAGCGCCCCCCCCGCAGGGCTCTGGGGAGAGCTGCAGCCTCAGGCCTCAGTCTGCTGACTGTGAAGCAAGGTTTAGaatccctgcctgcctccctcgcAGGGCCATTCCTTCAGGGGAGTGGTCCTGAGGGAGTTCttggaaggaagaggagaggatgaCAAAGATTCTCCCAGGGGAAGCTGGACCCTGGCCTGAAGCCCCCCCAAGGGCCTGGCAAACCAGACCTCACCCTTGGGCCAGATCTTGGTCCTAAAAAGGGTAAGACGCTGGGGAAGGAGTGACGCTGGCTCCTGGGCTGCCCACCCCCGAGGGCCAGAGAAAGAGCTGGGCTTAGACCAGTGGTGCAATGACAGATGCACAACCTGCCCTGGACCTGGCAGAGCAGGCAGCAGGGCCAACGTGACGCCCTAGGGAAGGTCTGGCCTGCCGACCTCAACAGTAAGCAAGGCCGCCCAGGACTTCCTGGGTGAGATCTAgagcttccttcccctcccctcccccgaggTAACGTGGAAGCCCCAAACCCTGCCTTCTGGGGCTTTCTAGCCATTCCAGAGCCCTCGATTTAGGAGCTGGGAGGAGTGGAAAACCGGGAGAGGAGGGAGCGAGACAgcgtgtgtttgtgtgcgtgtgtgtgagggagacagcgtgtgtgtgtgtgtgtgtgtgagggaacgagacagcgtgtgtgtgtgtgtgagggagcgagacagcatgtgtgtgtgtgtgagtgagggaGTGagacagcgtgtgtgtgtgtgtgagggaacgagacagcgtgtgtgtgtgtgtgtgtgtgagggagggagagagacagtgtgtgtgtgtttgagggaGCAAGaccgcgtgtgtgtgtgagtgagggaGCGAgacagcgtgtgtgtgtgggggggagcgagacagcatgtgtgtgtgtgtgtgagcgagacagtgtgtgtgtgggggggggagcgagacagcgtgtgtgtgtgtgagtgagggaGCGagacagcgtgtgtgtgtgtgtgagggaacgagacagcgtgtgtgtgtggcgggggggagcgagacagcgtgtgtgtgtgtgtgtgtgtgtgtgtgtgtgtgagggagcgagacattgtgtgtgtgtgtgggaacgagacagtgtgtgtgtgtgtgtgtgtgtgtgagggagcgagacagcgtgtgtgtgtgtgtgtgtgagggagcgagacagcgtgtgtgtgtgtgtgtgtgagggagcgagacagtgtgtgtgtgtgtgtgagggagggagcgagacagcgtgtgtgtgtgtgtgagggagcgagacagtgtgtgtgtgtgtgtgtgtgtgtgtgtgagggaacgagacagcgtgtgtgtgtgtgtgagggaacgagacagcgtgtgtgtgtgagggagcgagacagtgtgtgtgtgtgtgtgtgtgagggagtgagacagcgtgtgtgtgtgtgtgagggaacaagacagcgtgtgtgtgtgtgagggagggagagagacagcgtgtgtgtgtgtgagggagcgagacagcgtgtgtgtgtgtgagcgagacagcgtgtgtgtgtgagggagcgagacagcgtgtgtgtgtgtgtgtgtgtgtgtgtgagggagggagagagacagcgtgtgtgtgtgtgtgagggagcgagacagcgtgtgtgtgtgtgtgtgtgagcgagacagcgtgtgtgtgtgagtgagggaGCGAGacagcgtgtgtgcgtgtgtgtgagggAGTGAGacagcgtgtgtgcgtgtgtgtgtgagcgagacagcgtgtgtgtgtgtgtgtgtgagcgagacagcgtgtgtgtgtgtgtgtgtgtgagcgagacagcgtgtgtgtgtgtgtgtcagaatgagtgtgtgtgtacgcaTGTGCGTGTGGGCGTCGGAATGAGTGCCCGGCAGCTGGGGAGGAGGCGTGTGCAGCGTTGCATGGGGGCAGAGGAGCGGTAAGCGTGTGTGAGCCtgggcacctgtgggtgtgtggGCACCACGTACTAGTGTTCAGAGCCGCTGGGGACCCGGGGTGTGAACAAGGCCAAGGCCCTGTGAGGAGGGGCGAGGGGGCAGACGTGTTCTGGAAGCTGCTTGTGGAGGGGTGGTGGGCACGGCCCTGAGCCCGGCCGACCTGGGACCCAGGCTGCTGGCGGTGCCACTCAGGTTCCCGGGTGTGAAGTGGGCTTTGTAGCAGCAGGCGCGGATTAGAGAAGATGATGCTGGTGGCCGGTCTCCACTCTGATTACGTAAGTGGTGGCTGAGGGATTCAATGGCAGGGTTTGGCCCTGGGTGCCCGGAACCTCTGAGGTGGTCATTCTTTTCACGGACAAGGACTGGGTTTGGGGTCTACATACCTTGCTGGTGCAAGGGAAGTTCATAAGAAGGTGCTGGTGATaccccccctgccacccccttccCACACCCCTGCAAAGGCTCTACTGGTGACAGGAGTGACTCGCTGTCATTTGATTCTACTCTGCGACAATCACTCAACCCTCCATTTTCTCGAAGTACATCTCCACCGACTCCACGCCCTTCCTCAGGCTGTCTTTCTCTCCTGAGAGGAGGCAAGGTTACCCCTCTGTGCCCCCACAACACTAGCCATCAAACAATCTCTGTAAAGAAAATCTACTTTCCCACTGACTTGCTCTGTGAGCTTAGAAATCTCTGACTCCTGGTCACTGTCCCAGGATGCggttctctcccttcccttcaagAACGCAGCCTCCAAATCACACAGCCTGGGCTGGAATACTGGCTCTACCAATTATTACCTGAATGAGCTCAGacaagtttcttaatctctctgcacctcagtttcctcatctacaaaatggggataataacaaggCCTACTTCATCAGGTTGTTGTgaagttaaatgagttaatacgtgGACACGCTTAGAACAGTTCCTGATGGCCAGCAGGCCCTCCAGGCATGTCTGCTTCTGTCATCGTCATCATTATCATTACTACACTGTGAAGAGAACCTCTGCCACAGCACATCATCTTTGTCCTGGAGGTGCTGTTGCCAGAAGCTTGCAGACATCACTCACGCTTAGAGAGTTCCGTGTACTTTCACATCCAGCAGTGGCATCTGACCCTTAGAAACAGAAcagatccccattttacagatgaggaagccgagGCTCAGAGGGGCCGTGTGGTTGGAAAAACATTAAGTGTCTAGCAAGCAGCAAAGCCAAGCCTCAGAGTCAGGCATGCCGGCGCCACACCCAGGGCTTTCCTCTACCTTCCAGTCACTTCCAAAACAAGTTCCCACAACACCAAGTCTGTCCGGTTGAAATGACACATCAGGTTTGTTTAGAGCCAGAAACTCTCCACTTGCCCACAGTGATTCCTGCCTGGAACCTTTCCCCAGCTGGATAGAAACTCCATTAGCTGTTGCCACAGATTAACTATTACCTCTGCTCCTACTGATAACAGGTGCACAGGGCTTGTCCATTTCCAAAGGGGGGGTTTTGCTCCTCACTCATCAGACTCTGAGGCTAGTCGGCCTCTTGCCAGGCTCTCTGATAGGTCGTCCCCCTCCTCTCCTGAGAACTCTACCCACCTCCACCGCCTCCATCACCCAAGCTGGCAAGGGGGTTCCCCTGGAGAGGGAGGTCTGCCCTCTCTCACGGGCAGCCACCTCAGagagtccttccttccctcagacCACAGTCTCTCTTGTTGCAGCTCATGCCCATTCTCTGGAAACAATCTCAGCAGGCGGTCTCTTCAGTGTGTCAGCACACTCTAGCAATACCTTGGCCTGCTCCCCTCTAAGCAAGCCATCCACTGGGAATTATTCCCTTTTGTCTAACTTCACTCCCTCCTGCTGT
Protein-coding sequences here:
- the PDK2 gene encoding pyruvate dehydrogenase kinase, isozyme 2 isoform X1, which gives rise to MRWVRALLKNASLAGAPKYIEHFSKFSPSPLSMKQFLDFGSSNACEKTSFTFLRQELPVRLANIMKEINLLPDRVLSTPSVQLVQSWYVQSLLDIMEFLDKDPEDHRTLSQFTDALITIRNRHNDVVPTMAQGVLEYKDAYGDDPVSNQNIQYFLDRFYLSRISIRMLINQHTLIFDGSTNPAHPKHIGSIDPNCSVSEVVKDAYDMAKLLCDKYYMASPDLEIQEINASNSEQPIHMVYVPSHLYHMLFELFKNAMRATVESHESSLTLPPLKVMVALGEEDLSIKMSDRGGGVPLRKIERLFSYMYSTAPTPQPGTGGTPLAGFGYGLPISRLYAKYFQGDLQLFSMEGFGTDAVIYLKALSTDSVERLPVYNKSAWRHYQTIQEAGDWCVPSTEPKNTSTYRVS
- the PDK2 gene encoding pyruvate dehydrogenase kinase, isozyme 2 isoform X2, yielding MTLARGQSHEEGTRICCVTGYVQSLLDIMEFLDKDPEDHRTLSQFTDALITIRNRHNDVVPTMAQGVLEYKDAYGDDPVSNQNIQYFLDRFYLSRISIRMLINQHTLIFDGSTNPAHPKHIGSIDPNCSVSEVVKDAYDMAKLLCDKYYMASPDLEIQEINASNSEQPIHMVYVPSHLYHMLFELFKNAMRATVESHESSLTLPPLKVMVALGEEDLSIKMSDRGGGVPLRKIERLFSYMYSTAPTPQPGTGGTPLAGFGYGLPISRLYAKYFQGDLQLFSMEGFGTDAVIYLKALSTDSVERLPVYNKSAWRHYQTIQEAGDWCVPSTEPKNTSTYRVS